Proteins from one Mesotoga infera genomic window:
- a CDS encoding GNAT family N-acetyltransferase: MIRELELKDRENVLEVVKDIWEGDDYIPAAFDSWVSDSDCHFMGMWKDEALVGVANLRRLSPAVGWLEGMRIKPELQGKGYGRELAVEMMRLARNEGLKELYFSTYFDNLASIKINESLGFSRVAVFTNLELELKPSVDLEIELKYAGLQIGQEIPEIEAYMSNDWFFVPPEIGQKRNWLKEPEILRRNDNMAVVSRNPKFSDCMEINYIELGKGEDAENFLSLLAGYAHEKGYSRVHTMVPESVELDPFLKNRFAPFERFHDVFIYRARIVELRID, from the coding sequence ATGATTAGAGAACTCGAACTAAAAGACAGGGAAAATGTTCTCGAGGTTGTCAAAGATATATGGGAGGGCGACGATTATATCCCGGCAGCCTTCGACTCCTGGGTTAGCGACAGTGACTGTCATTTCATGGGGATGTGGAAGGATGAAGCTCTGGTTGGCGTGGCCAACCTCAGGCGTCTTTCGCCGGCGGTAGGCTGGCTAGAAGGAATGAGGATCAAACCCGAGCTTCAGGGAAAGGGATATGGCAGAGAACTGGCTGTAGAAATGATGAGACTGGCCCGGAATGAAGGACTGAAGGAACTTTACTTTTCGACTTACTTCGACAATCTAGCCTCGATCAAAATCAACGAATCTCTGGGATTCTCAAGAGTAGCGGTCTTCACGAACCTGGAGCTGGAACTCAAGCCCTCCGTGGATCTTGAGATTGAATTGAAATACGCAGGATTGCAGATTGGCCAGGAGATCCCGGAGATAGAGGCTTACATGAGCAACGACTGGTTTTTCGTTCCTCCGGAGATCGGCCAAAAGAGAAACTGGTTGAAAGAGCCGGAAATCTTAAGACGGAATGACAATATGGCCGTAGTCTCCAGAAACCCGAAATTTTCCGATTGCATGGAGATCAACTACATAGAGTTGGGCAAGGGCGAAGATGCCGAAAACTTTCTTTCGTTGCTTGCCGGGTACGCCCACGAAAAGGGTTACTCCCGCGTTCACACCATGGTGCCCGAAAGCGTGGAACTCGACCCCTTTCTGAAAAACCGGTTCGCTCCCTTCGAGAGGTTTCACGATGTTTTCATATACCGGGCAAGAATCGTAGAATTGAGAATAGACTGA
- a CDS encoding alanine/ornithine racemase family PLP-dependent enzyme, with protein MAYVVINKLNIANNARYLLNLTGRAGVEMTSVTKVVCGDPEIVSKIIETGVREIGESRLENIDRIRKSGLSPTFLLLRLPSPQLYRKVVESVDYVLLSELKSLKALKELSEELGRRLKFIYMVDTGDLREGVMYDRAFEELGEAVKIAGQSFAGIGTNLGCFGGVIATPEKFEILLELGDRLCREAGVEIERYSAGNTASLPLIENGTLPRGINHYRLGESIMCGTDVTNNRAVPGTTRETFTLYGTVLELKRKPSVPIGEIGSDAFGRKPHFEDMGERLKAILDIGEQDVVPSGLTPMLEGCRVLHASSDHLILDVTDCPKKLSVDDQIPFRMSYGALLRVMTSHYIIKEYRG; from the coding sequence ATGGCTTACGTGGTAATCAACAAACTGAACATAGCGAATAACGCCCGTTATCTGCTGAATCTGACGGGAAGAGCTGGTGTGGAGATGACATCCGTAACGAAGGTCGTCTGCGGCGACCCCGAAATAGTTTCGAAGATAATCGAAACCGGTGTGCGAGAGATCGGAGAATCGAGACTGGAGAACATCGACAGAATCAGGAAGTCAGGCCTCTCACCCACCTTCCTCCTGTTGCGTCTCCCCTCTCCGCAGCTTTATAGAAAAGTCGTTGAATCGGTTGATTACGTCCTCCTGAGCGAGTTGAAATCCCTGAAGGCTCTCAAGGAACTCTCAGAAGAGTTGGGCCGCCGCTTGAAGTTCATCTACATGGTGGATACCGGTGACCTCAGAGAAGGTGTGATGTACGACCGGGCCTTCGAAGAGCTTGGAGAGGCGGTGAAGATAGCGGGGCAGAGTTTCGCCGGTATCGGCACGAACCTTGGCTGCTTCGGCGGTGTGATCGCAACACCGGAAAAATTCGAGATACTTCTCGAGCTGGGCGATAGGCTGTGCAGGGAAGCCGGTGTCGAGATCGAGAGGTATTCGGCCGGAAATACCGCATCGCTACCTCTGATAGAGAACGGAACACTCCCGCGAGGAATCAACCATTACAGACTCGGTGAATCCATCATGTGTGGCACCGACGTGACCAACAACCGCGCCGTACCAGGAACTACCAGGGAGACCTTCACTCTTTATGGAACTGTTTTGGAGCTAAAGAGAAAACCTTCCGTCCCGATCGGAGAAATAGGATCGGATGCCTTCGGAAGGAAGCCCCATTTTGAGGACATGGGTGAGAGGTTGAAAGCTATCCTGGATATCGGTGAGCAGGACGTAGTTCCATCAGGACTTACACCAATGCTTGAAGGTTGCCGGGTCCTTCACGCCTCCAGCGATCATCTTATTTTGGACGTTACCGACTGCCCAAAAAAGCTTTCAGTGGACGACCAGATACCGTTTAGAATGTCTTACGGTGCTCTCCTGAGGGTTATGACCTCCCACTATATCATCAAAGAGTACAGGGGTTAA
- a CDS encoding GIY-YIG nuclease family protein, which yields MDENRGAYLVLLELERRTLISAGAREWELEPGMYIYVGSAMTSLSERVGRHLRYEKKKHWHIDYLRQESRVLAALLLPSDVRMEEELSRFVSKYGEGVKGFGASDCNVDSNLYRIELEAVSEIFYAIAEKLEGER from the coding sequence ATGGATGAAAACAGGGGAGCTTACCTCGTTTTACTCGAACTTGAGCGTAGAACGTTGATTTCGGCCGGTGCAAGGGAATGGGAGCTCGAGCCGGGAATGTATATATATGTGGGATCGGCGATGACCTCGCTTTCGGAGAGAGTGGGGCGCCACCTGAGGTATGAGAAAAAGAAACACTGGCACATAGATTATCTCAGGCAGGAGTCGAGGGTGCTGGCTGCACTTCTCCTTCCCTCCGACGTGAGGATGGAAGAGGAGCTTTCACGGTTTGTCTCCAAATACGGCGAAGGCGTGAAAGGTTTTGGTGCTAGCGATTGCAATGTAGACTCTAACCTTTACAGAATAGAACTGGAAGCTGTTTCGGAAATATTCTATGCGATAGCAGAAAAACTGGAGGGAGAGAGATGA
- a CDS encoding SAM hydrolase/SAM-dependent halogenase family protein produces MIAFLTDWGHDSYYVGVAKAVIREINRDVEILDICHNIKPFSVRHAAYVIERVIKDLPADTVFLAVVDPGVGTSRKPVAMVLKNGMCMVGPDNGIFTLAAEGFGVHEVRELENRQYHRGVSRSFHGRDIFAPVAAHIARGLAVEKLGSRLMNFEYLKYRKATKSGNSFTGEVAFYDGFGNLETNIPLSIAGELEEGDILELNRGRNQFKITFGNTYYDVNPGQLMAHFDSSGYLEITVNKGSARELLGMDEGEQITVVKAR; encoded by the coding sequence ATGATAGCTTTTTTGACTGACTGGGGGCACGACAGTTACTACGTCGGGGTAGCCAAGGCTGTGATAAGAGAAATAAACAGGGACGTGGAAATTCTCGACATCTGCCACAACATAAAACCTTTCAGTGTAAGGCACGCCGCTTATGTGATAGAGAGGGTGATCAAAGACCTGCCGGCCGATACGGTCTTCCTGGCCGTGGTCGATCCAGGTGTAGGGACTTCTAGAAAGCCTGTGGCGATGGTTCTCAAAAACGGAATGTGCATGGTTGGACCTGACAACGGTATCTTCACGCTGGCTGCCGAGGGTTTCGGCGTTCACGAAGTGAGAGAGCTCGAGAACCGCCAATACCACAGGGGAGTTTCAAGGAGCTTTCACGGAAGAGATATCTTCGCACCGGTCGCCGCCCACATAGCCAGAGGACTGGCTGTGGAGAAGCTGGGGTCCAGACTGATGAACTTCGAATATCTCAAATACAGAAAGGCGACAAAAAGTGGAAACTCTTTCACGGGCGAGGTGGCCTTCTATGACGGTTTCGGCAATCTCGAGACCAACATCCCGCTATCTATCGCTGGAGAGCTGGAAGAGGGAGACATTTTAGAGTTGAACCGGGGAAGAAACCAGTTCAAGATAACCTTCGGAAACACTTATTACGATGTGAATCCCGGACAGCTTATGGCTCACTTCGATTCCAGCGGTTATTTGGAGATAACGGTAAATAAGGGAAGCGCGAGGGAACTCCTGGGAATGGACGAGGGAGAGCAGATAACGGTTGTCAAAGCCAGATAA
- a CDS encoding sensor histidine kinase: MSKPDKVLFGSGYHYITGIVVAGAGLLASLLIGFNVESLLLIIFSGLSATAFVYLAIVRQLNRLVKLIRSGERKPAVELEGQFHELYGFYRNLSLQVEQERNYYEKLYRDYSELLNTLNISVVSLDGNGNIDLANEAFVKSFSYGNQNMRYLRLDHFIRRTGLLFPLQEGQYDVYSKKLGKRYLVTVAKKKRSGFLVTLDDKTSQWKTKQLLEKTRRYAVDAQTVADLAHGLKQPLANMRLALDLYIRTKKDSYLQTLSSELSGFQVKVGGILQIFRYGEEFERLDLSQSVRKVLSFMGPILAARSISLDTISLDEGKVLVQKGRLENVVKNLLMNAVEASEDGGAIALKVRRSSEYLTLIVSDRGKGIDESIQTEVFKPFYTTKSEGSGLGLYLVKNFCDENDVRLKMKSVPEKGTVFVLTFRRNDDESQDSSGR, encoded by the coding sequence TTGTCAAAGCCAGATAAGGTTCTTTTCGGTTCCGGTTACCACTACATCACGGGAATTGTAGTGGCAGGTGCCGGCTTGCTGGCCTCGTTGCTTATCGGGTTCAACGTAGAGAGTCTCCTGCTGATTATCTTTTCAGGTCTTTCGGCTACGGCCTTCGTTTACCTGGCGATCGTGAGACAGCTCAACAGGCTGGTCAAACTGATACGGAGCGGCGAACGGAAACCGGCAGTCGAACTTGAAGGACAGTTTCATGAACTGTACGGTTTTTACAGGAACCTTTCGCTCCAGGTGGAGCAGGAGAGGAATTACTACGAAAAGCTATACAGGGACTATTCCGAGCTGTTGAACACACTTAACATATCAGTGGTTTCACTCGATGGGAACGGAAATATTGATCTGGCAAACGAGGCTTTCGTAAAGAGCTTTTCCTACGGTAACCAGAACATGAGATATCTGAGGCTCGATCATTTCATAAGGAGAACCGGGCTGCTCTTTCCCCTACAGGAGGGTCAGTACGATGTTTACAGTAAGAAACTAGGCAAACGCTACCTGGTGACTGTGGCCAAAAAAAAGAGGAGCGGCTTCCTGGTCACCCTGGATGATAAGACAAGCCAGTGGAAGACTAAGCAACTCCTCGAGAAGACCAGGCGCTACGCCGTCGATGCCCAGACCGTCGCCGATCTGGCCCACGGTCTCAAACAACCCCTGGCCAACATGAGGCTGGCACTGGACTTGTATATTCGCACCAAGAAGGATTCCTATCTGCAAACGTTATCTAGTGAGCTTTCGGGCTTCCAGGTAAAGGTGGGCGGAATTTTGCAAATCTTCAGATATGGCGAAGAGTTCGAACGACTCGATCTTTCCCAATCGGTAAGGAAGGTTCTCTCGTTCATGGGACCAATACTGGCGGCCAGAAGTATATCTCTCGATACGATTTCGCTGGATGAGGGCAAGGTCCTGGTTCAAAAGGGAAGGCTGGAGAATGTAGTCAAGAATCTGCTCATGAACGCGGTAGAGGCAAGTGAAGACGGAGGAGCGATCGCCTTGAAGGTTCGTCGCTCGAGCGAGTACCTCACTCTTATTGTTTCCGACCGGGGAAAGGGCATCGACGAGTCGATACAGACCGAAGTCTTCAAACCATTCTACACGACCAAATCCGAGGGTTCGGGGCTGGGGCTGTACCTGGTCAAGAATTTCTGTGACGAGAACGATGTAAGATTGAAGATGAAAAGCGTTCCGGAGAAGGGAACGGTTTTCGTTTTGACTTTCAGGAGGAATGATGATGAATCGCAGGATTCTTCTGGTAGATGA
- a CDS encoding sigma-54-dependent transcriptional regulator: MNRRILLVDDDLAFNGLLAAALREEGYYVTQVYNLKQAEKSLLDEFFDCVILDVRLPDGSGLDLLPDAAQSAPIIVVSAHGDINTAIDAVRKGAFNFLEKPFDLTHALLEVKRSIEYSELSRERDDLAGMVGGDTLSEFVGKSPSVIRLKETISMIAPKKVTVLLEGESGTGKEIVARAIHQLSGRKRFVAINCGAIPENLFESELFGYEKGAFTGALHSRPGLIEESSRGTLFLDEVSEMPPALQVKLLRVLETSTNQRLGGNVSRRLDLRVIAATNRDLESYVIGGQFRSDLYYRLNVVKLRIAPLREKREDIPVLVEYFLPRLCQELGLRKPPALSAGLLDEMMGYDWPGNIRELRNKLLSLLAVNGDREILSSIGLENPENEKCIEKAFEEVSLDEMEKRYISWLLKRHSGNKSETARILEISKSTLYEKIKRWESFECDNDTS; the protein is encoded by the coding sequence ATGAATCGCAGGATTCTTCTGGTAGATGACGATCTGGCCTTCAACGGTCTTCTCGCGGCCGCTCTTCGCGAGGAAGGCTACTATGTGACACAGGTTTATAATCTGAAGCAGGCCGAAAAGTCACTGCTCGACGAGTTCTTCGATTGCGTGATACTGGATGTGAGACTCCCCGATGGCTCAGGACTGGATCTACTACCGGACGCCGCTCAAAGTGCGCCGATCATAGTTGTATCGGCCCATGGCGATATTAACACCGCCATAGATGCTGTTAGAAAGGGAGCCTTCAACTTTCTGGAGAAGCCCTTCGATCTTACCCACGCCCTGCTGGAGGTGAAGAGGTCGATAGAGTATTCGGAACTCAGCAGGGAGAGAGACGATCTGGCCGGAATGGTCGGGGGCGATACGCTCTCGGAGTTTGTGGGAAAGAGTCCGTCGGTTATCCGACTGAAAGAGACGATATCGATGATTGCTCCCAAGAAGGTAACGGTTCTCCTGGAAGGAGAGAGCGGAACGGGCAAGGAGATAGTCGCCAGGGCGATCCATCAGTTGAGCGGCCGGAAGAGGTTCGTCGCGATCAACTGTGGAGCCATACCGGAGAATCTTTTCGAGAGCGAGCTGTTCGGCTATGAGAAGGGAGCTTTCACCGGCGCCCTTCATTCAAGACCTGGTCTAATAGAGGAGTCAAGCAGGGGAACTCTCTTTCTCGATGAAGTCTCGGAAATGCCTCCCGCCCTTCAGGTGAAGCTACTGAGAGTACTGGAAACATCTACCAACCAGCGTCTGGGTGGCAACGTTTCGCGCAGGCTGGACCTGAGAGTCATAGCGGCCACTAACAGGGATCTGGAATCTTACGTGATTGGTGGGCAGTTCAGGAGCGATCTGTACTATAGGCTGAATGTGGTGAAGTTGAGGATCGCTCCGCTCAGAGAGAAACGGGAGGACATTCCCGTGCTGGTCGAATATTTTCTCCCCAGGCTCTGCCAGGAGCTGGGGTTAAGGAAACCCCCGGCGCTATCTGCCGGTTTGTTAGATGAGATGATGGGGTACGATTGGCCGGGCAACATCCGGGAACTCAGAAACAAGCTCCTCTCATTGCTTGCCGTTAATGGAGACAGAGAGATCCTCTCCTCGATAGGTTTGGAGAATCCTGAAAATGAGAAATGTATCGAAAAAGCTTTCGAAGAGGTATCGCTGGATGAGATGGAGAAACGGTATATCTCATGGTTATTGAAGAGACATTCGGGAAACAAGAGTGAGACGGCCAGAATACTGGAGATAAGTAAGAGTACGTTATACGAGAAGATAAAGAGGTGGGAAAGCTTTGAATGTGATAACGACACATCTTAA
- a CDS encoding CBS domain-containing protein: MITTHLNPDFDSFASAVAAQKLFNDHMIVLGGELSPALKGFLSSRGLLLSFYKIGELKLERLNSLIVVDTSDIQRLPFSIRRLINAGTEVKFFDHHLQATGVKPGTYRDLGACTTLMCTLLRKKKKQVTQNEASLFATAIYRETGNFTHANTKPQDLRTAAWLLDLGVHPDELGIYSSYRLSLSQQKLIETLLLNIETVDVGGVEVSFARAQRDSLPSGMSLAVEKLWSFLGVENLVVLVKVGERIYFTIRSRHMNLDLNGLGGSLRNGGGAFTMGYFEDSDFEKANLAIRRAFEKNIERLIKVRDIMSSPVRTVLTEMRIEDVLKIMQRTGHHTLPVVDQDKIVGIARHRNVEKAARHNLGDRKIVEVMDPFFVVASANDSVQSVTDRMVENDTTSALVLENGILTGIVTRTDLLKSPFSRQRFLQSREQKEDQNYVKLSIARLMEERIEGRILTMLRFLGAVGSELGMPTYIVGGFVRDLLLNKTNFDLDIVVEGNANSFASAFKNYFDIKIVEHKEFLASSMFFHDGLRIDVATARTEFYKRPAALPEVDMSTIKKDLYRRDFSINAMAVKLNQEEFGMLIDFFGSRNDLARGTIRALHPLSFIEDPTRVLRAIRFEQRFGFEIEVRTAELLKNCVREDYLDKVAGQRLRDELNKILLEPQPLKAIRRFSTLGVIEKLFPGVVFDRQIDFAVEKYFLRRPRNIGYIGEDRVFYTLMMILLRYSSNEQVQWNIQRYGLPRNFLERLKDARENADNISRESPERPSEYHRMIKSKKAETLNFLNSQLDDERDRSFEEYLKRLKGTKLAIDGEHLKRVYGLKEGPEIREILDALYCARLDGLEIEKEDGFVKNFLRMEGI, translated from the coding sequence GTGATAACGACACATCTTAACCCCGATTTCGATTCCTTCGCATCGGCTGTGGCCGCACAGAAGCTTTTTAACGACCACATGATTGTTCTGGGCGGCGAGCTTTCGCCCGCTCTGAAAGGCTTTCTCTCTTCCAGAGGATTGCTTCTCTCTTTCTACAAGATTGGGGAGTTGAAACTGGAAAGGCTGAATTCGCTAATAGTAGTCGATACTTCAGATATTCAGAGACTTCCCTTTTCGATAAGGCGACTTATAAATGCCGGCACGGAAGTCAAATTCTTCGATCATCACCTTCAGGCAACCGGCGTGAAACCCGGTACCTACCGTGATCTGGGAGCCTGCACCACCCTTATGTGCACTCTCCTGAGGAAGAAAAAGAAACAAGTCACGCAGAACGAGGCATCGCTCTTCGCCACGGCGATCTACAGGGAGACGGGCAACTTCACGCACGCCAATACAAAACCACAGGATTTGAGAACAGCCGCGTGGTTGCTGGATTTGGGCGTTCATCCCGACGAATTGGGCATTTATTCCAGCTACAGGTTGAGTCTATCGCAGCAAAAGCTGATCGAGACGCTTCTGCTCAACATCGAGACGGTCGATGTAGGGGGAGTCGAGGTGAGCTTCGCCAGAGCCCAGAGAGACTCCCTACCCAGCGGTATGAGTCTGGCAGTAGAGAAACTGTGGTCTTTTCTGGGCGTGGAGAACCTGGTGGTACTGGTGAAGGTTGGGGAGAGGATTTATTTTACGATCAGATCAAGACATATGAACCTCGACCTCAATGGACTCGGCGGGAGTTTAAGGAATGGCGGAGGAGCCTTCACGATGGGCTATTTTGAAGATAGCGACTTCGAAAAGGCTAATCTGGCCATCAGGAGAGCCTTCGAGAAGAATATAGAGAGGCTTATAAAAGTCAGGGACATAATGTCTTCTCCGGTCAGGACGGTTCTAACAGAGATGAGGATCGAGGATGTTCTAAAAATAATGCAGAGAACGGGCCACCACACACTGCCGGTGGTCGACCAGGACAAGATCGTGGGAATCGCCAGACACAGGAACGTGGAGAAGGCTGCCAGGCACAACCTGGGCGACAGGAAGATCGTTGAAGTCATGGACCCCTTCTTCGTTGTGGCTTCGGCGAACGATTCCGTTCAGTCGGTTACGGACAGGATGGTGGAAAACGATACTACCTCGGCACTGGTTCTTGAAAATGGAATTCTCACAGGCATAGTGACCAGAACAGATCTTTTAAAGAGTCCTTTCAGCCGTCAAAGGTTTTTACAGAGCAGGGAGCAGAAGGAAGACCAGAATTATGTCAAACTTTCGATAGCACGACTAATGGAAGAGCGCATCGAAGGTAGGATACTGACCATGCTCAGATTCTTGGGCGCAGTTGGAAGCGAGTTGGGTATGCCAACTTACATCGTGGGGGGATTCGTGAGGGACCTTCTGCTGAACAAGACGAACTTCGATCTCGATATAGTGGTCGAAGGAAATGCGAACAGTTTTGCGTCGGCCTTCAAGAATTACTTCGATATAAAGATAGTGGAGCACAAAGAATTTTTGGCCAGTTCGATGTTCTTTCACGACGGGTTGAGGATAGACGTCGCAACGGCGCGCACCGAGTTCTACAAGAGACCGGCCGCACTGCCGGAGGTAGATATGAGCACCATCAAGAAAGATCTTTACAGACGGGACTTCTCAATAAACGCTATGGCCGTAAAACTCAATCAGGAGGAGTTCGGAATGCTGATCGATTTCTTCGGCTCGAGAAACGACCTAGCCAGGGGAACCATTAGAGCACTTCACCCGCTGAGCTTCATAGAAGATCCGACTAGAGTTCTGAGGGCCATCAGGTTCGAGCAGCGTTTCGGTTTCGAAATAGAAGTAAGAACGGCGGAGCTCCTTAAAAACTGCGTCCGCGAGGACTATCTGGACAAAGTGGCCGGTCAGCGGCTGAGGGACGAGCTAAACAAAATCCTGCTGGAACCCCAGCCCCTTAAAGCCATAAGGCGGTTTTCGACGCTGGGTGTTATAGAGAAGCTCTTCCCTGGAGTGGTCTTCGACAGGCAAATCGATTTCGCAGTCGAGAAGTATTTTCTGAGGCGGCCGAGAAACATCGGTTATATCGGTGAGGATAGAGTGTTTTACACACTAATGATGATACTGTTGAGGTATAGTAGTAATGAGCAGGTTCAGTGGAATATTCAGCGTTACGGTCTTCCCAGAAACTTTCTGGAGAGGCTCAAAGATGCCAGGGAGAACGCCGACAATATCTCCCGAGAGAGTCCCGAAAGACCTTCGGAGTATCACCGCATGATCAAGTCGAAAAAGGCAGAGACATTGAACTTCCTGAACAGTCAGCTCGACGATGAGAGAGACCGGTCTTTCGAAGAATACCTGAAAAGACTCAAAGGGACGAAGCTGGCGATCGACGGTGAGCATCTGAAGAGAGTGTACGGTCTGAAAGAGGGGCCGGAAATAAGGGAAATACTCGATGCCCTGTATTGTGCGAGACTGGACGGGCTTGAAATCGAGAAGGAAGATGGATTTGTGAAAAATTTTCTTAGAATGGAGGGGATATGA